Proteins co-encoded in one Sus scrofa isolate TJ Tabasco breed Duroc chromosome 14, Sscrofa11.1, whole genome shotgun sequence genomic window:
- the LOC106506010 gene encoding zinc finger protein 33B-like isoform X2: MTDGGVSIWKKCCWGSLSFGDVTVDFTQEEWKHLDPSLRMLYRDVMLENYHNLVSVGYFTTKPEVIFKLEQGGEPWILEEEFLYQTCPEDCKAHDLTERILESQDKYLPQVAFSNKTLTSKKVAQTLSRKIPCKYDLYRMSLQNISISIVSNRSSTRKNPDILSVHEKLLDVKRKKPHT; this comes from the exons ATGACAGACGGGGGTGTCTCAATCTGGAAGAAGTGCTGTTGG GGGTCATTGTCATTTGGAGATGTGACTGTAGATTTCACCCAGGAGGAATGGAAGCACCTAGACCCTTCTCTGAGGATGCTGTATAGGGATGTGATGCTGGAGAACTACCACAATCTTGTCTCAGTGG GTTATTTCACTACCAAGCCAGAGGTAATTTTCAAATTGGAGCAAGGAGGGGAGCCATGGATATTAGAAGAAGAATTTCTATACCAGACCTGCCCAG aagacTGCAAGGCTCATGATCTAACAGAGAGAATCTTGGAAAGCCAAGACAAATATTTGCCACAAGTTGCATTCAGCAATAAAACACTGACTTCTAAGAAAGTGGCACAAACTTTGTCAAGAAAAATTCCCTGTAAATATGACTTGTATAGAATGAGTttgcaaaatatttcaatatcAATTGTTAGTAATAGAAGCTCTACAAGAAAGAATCCTGATATATTAAGTGTACATGAGAAATTACTTGATGTTAAGAGGAAGAAGCCTCATACTTGA
- the LOC106506010 gene encoding zinc finger protein 33B-like isoform X4: MTDGGVSIWKKCCWEEWKHLDPSLRMLYRDVMLENYHNLVSVGYFTTKPEVIFKLEQGGEPWILEEEFLYQTCPEDCKAHDLTERILESQDKYLPQVAFSNKTLTSKKVAQTLSRKIPCKYDLYRMSLQNISISIVSNRSSTRKNPDILSVHEKLLDVKRKKPHT, translated from the exons ATGACAGACGGGGGTGTCTCAATCTGGAAGAAGTGCTGTTGG GAGGAATGGAAGCACCTAGACCCTTCTCTGAGGATGCTGTATAGGGATGTGATGCTGGAGAACTACCACAATCTTGTCTCAGTGG GTTATTTCACTACCAAGCCAGAGGTAATTTTCAAATTGGAGCAAGGAGGGGAGCCATGGATATTAGAAGAAGAATTTCTATACCAGACCTGCCCAG aagacTGCAAGGCTCATGATCTAACAGAGAGAATCTTGGAAAGCCAAGACAAATATTTGCCACAAGTTGCATTCAGCAATAAAACACTGACTTCTAAGAAAGTGGCACAAACTTTGTCAAGAAAAATTCCCTGTAAATATGACTTGTATAGAATGAGTttgcaaaatatttcaatatcAATTGTTAGTAATAGAAGCTCTACAAGAAAGAATCCTGATATATTAAGTGTACATGAGAAATTACTTGATGTTAAGAGGAAGAAGCCTCATACTTGA
- the LOC106506010 gene encoding zinc finger protein 33B-like isoform X1, whose product MTDGGVSIWKKCCWVGVRLSSYGVARSGSLSFGDVTVDFTQEEWKHLDPSLRMLYRDVMLENYHNLVSVGYFTTKPEVIFKLEQGGEPWILEEEFLYQTCPEDCKAHDLTERILESQDKYLPQVAFSNKTLTSKKVAQTLSRKIPCKYDLYRMSLQNISISIVSNRSSTRKNPDILSVHEKLLDVKRKKPHT is encoded by the exons ATGACAGACGGGGGTGTCTCAATCTGGAAGAAGTGCTGTTGGGTAGGAGTCCGCCTCAGCTCCTATGGGGTGGCGCGGTCC GGGTCATTGTCATTTGGAGATGTGACTGTAGATTTCACCCAGGAGGAATGGAAGCACCTAGACCCTTCTCTGAGGATGCTGTATAGGGATGTGATGCTGGAGAACTACCACAATCTTGTCTCAGTGG GTTATTTCACTACCAAGCCAGAGGTAATTTTCAAATTGGAGCAAGGAGGGGAGCCATGGATATTAGAAGAAGAATTTCTATACCAGACCTGCCCAG aagacTGCAAGGCTCATGATCTAACAGAGAGAATCTTGGAAAGCCAAGACAAATATTTGCCACAAGTTGCATTCAGCAATAAAACACTGACTTCTAAGAAAGTGGCACAAACTTTGTCAAGAAAAATTCCCTGTAAATATGACTTGTATAGAATGAGTttgcaaaatatttcaatatcAATTGTTAGTAATAGAAGCTCTACAAGAAAGAATCCTGATATATTAAGTGTACATGAGAAATTACTTGATGTTAAGAGGAAGAAGCCTCATACTTGA
- the LOC106506010 gene encoding zinc finger protein 33B-like isoform X3 translates to MGSLSFGDVTVDFTQEEWKHLDPSLRMLYRDVMLENYHNLVSVGYFTTKPEVIFKLEQGGEPWILEEEFLYQTCPEDCKAHDLTERILESQDKYLPQVAFSNKTLTSKKVAQTLSRKIPCKYDLYRMSLQNISISIVSNRSSTRKNPDILSVHEKLLDVKRKKPHT, encoded by the exons ATG GGGTCATTGTCATTTGGAGATGTGACTGTAGATTTCACCCAGGAGGAATGGAAGCACCTAGACCCTTCTCTGAGGATGCTGTATAGGGATGTGATGCTGGAGAACTACCACAATCTTGTCTCAGTGG GTTATTTCACTACCAAGCCAGAGGTAATTTTCAAATTGGAGCAAGGAGGGGAGCCATGGATATTAGAAGAAGAATTTCTATACCAGACCTGCCCAG aagacTGCAAGGCTCATGATCTAACAGAGAGAATCTTGGAAAGCCAAGACAAATATTTGCCACAAGTTGCATTCAGCAATAAAACACTGACTTCTAAGAAAGTGGCACAAACTTTGTCAAGAAAAATTCCCTGTAAATATGACTTGTATAGAATGAGTttgcaaaatatttcaatatcAATTGTTAGTAATAGAAGCTCTACAAGAAAGAATCCTGATATATTAAGTGTACATGAGAAATTACTTGATGTTAAGAGGAAGAAGCCTCATACTTGA